GTACCAGAGAAAATCACCGCGTCCTCCGCGCTCTCCGCGGTGAAAATCTGAGATTTGTCAGTCAACCAGGTAACCCGGGAAAAATATCGTGAGGCGGAATAGGCATGGGTGATCGGCGGCCGAGCCGATGATGAGTGAGGTGTGTGATCCGGTTACTGTAAGATTTGTTGTACTTTTTTGATCAGGGTGGTGGCGTTGTAGGGCTTCTGGATGAAGCCGGTCAACTCTTTGCCGTTGAAGCGTTGCGTCGCTTCGGCCTGGTTGGCCCAAAATCAGAATATGGCAGAAAATGTGCCACATTAAGCACTTTCCTCATTGATTTTAACCGTGCTTTGTGTTCATCACTCGCCTTTGAACTGAGTCAGACCGGAAATTAAGGCAGATCGAACAAAATTTATTAAAAACCCCCTAATACTTGGTATTTTGAACTAAATCATGACCTTCAGTGCCGAATTTGGCTCAAAATGTTATTCAATGTGGCATAAAAAAAGCCGTATTCTGATTTTGGGCCCGATAGACCACTTTTTAATAGACATTATCCTAAATAAGATCGAGCAGGTTAATGGTCTCAACTGCATGACGGAATGAAACACGTAAATTGTGTAAACCGCAGGCTATGGCCATGACCAGGTCGTCAAAACTTGTTTTCCAATTACGTAAAACATCCTTAACTATCCGGCACCGCTTGACACCAGCTATCACGTTTTCCACAATGATCCGTCCAGAAGCGATAGCCTTATTCAAAAGCGGTCGGCGGTTGACAGGTCTTTGCCACGGGCCTTTTTCTTTGGTTGCACAATGATGATGTTATCTTGTTCATACCCCTGAAAGCCGGTATCTTGTTCAACGACGGCATGGTCAGGGAAAGATAATGCCGCCTCATCAGCTATCTTTTTGTCATGTTTACTGCCCGGGACGGTTTTGCTGAGAAACCAGACACGCCGATTATCAGGATGAACAACCAGATGATTTTTGACCGAATGACACTTCTTTTGCCACTATAGTACACTTCCTGGTTCTTTTTGGGCCGCTGTCGTCGTCTCTCAGTCCCATCTTGCGTGAACGTCAGGGTCTCACATTGCGCCAATACCTGCGCCAGTTGTTGTCCATCTCGTTCGGGTAGGTGTCCCATTTGTTGCAAAGCCTCTTTGAGAACATCGGCGGTGCGTTGAATGAGGCGGTTGGCCTGACTTTGACTAAGCCCAAACATAAATGCTTGCAATTCCTGGATGGGATAGAGTTTCATATACATCAGGATGAATAGCAACCTGTCGGACATCAATTCAAGACCCAGTTTCCGACCACCGCCTGCTTTGCGTTTTCGATTTAGGCGTCTACTGGCTCTTTTTCTTTCGTCGGCTTGCCAGGCATTGTCAAAAGCAACGAGTAACTCCAGAAACTCTGCTTCATCTAATCCTGTGAAGGCTTGCAGCAGTTTCGGCTCTTTTTGTAGATTACTGTATGATAACATCAGGTAGCACCTCTTTTTCTTTGATTTCCGGCTGATTTTACAGCCTTTTGGTGCTACTTTTTATTTTGGATAATGTCTAATATATGCAATGATCTCCTTGAAGGATTTCATGAGTATTTTGGGTTAGCTTCCTATTTGGAACCAAAGGGATTCGGATATGGTGCAGCTCCTGGTATTGCCAACATGCATGCAGGACCTGCAGTAAGAACTGAAAATTATTTTAATCGAAACTATCCGGGTCAGGGATTCTTACCTGATTTAGGTGGCGGTAATCAAAAAAGTGTGCGATTGCGAACCCTTCTATCAGATGAGGGGGGCATTCGTTATGCTGCTGCATATCTGCGTTGGTGGGCAGACATACGAACAGGGAAACAATCAGAGCATCTAATGGATTTGAATGATAACGATATGATAATTATTTACACAGCATATCGATGTGATGTAACAGCTTGTTACGGTAGCATAAGTGGTTATCAAGAAGCTCAAACCCCTAGCCTCTTTGGAAGCCCAAATGATTTTGCAGTATTTTTGCCGCTTTATAAAAATAAGCCGTGAGGGCGCTGGGTCTGTTGAGTGGGATTTCTCTGGTACGCGACCTCTGGTATCCCATACAACTAACCCAGTCCCGCCGTGAGGTCAATAGTGAATATTCGGCATGGTTCAAGTTAGCTTGACAAAATGATAAAAGAAAACCACGAGTTTCCAGTGCATAATTGGTTTTACTAGAGCCGCTTATGCAAAAGGAGGAAACCCGTGGCTGAAAGCCGAGATGATATAGTGCCCGCAGAAAGAGCGCAAATTGTGATAGAGATGATGTCGCCGAACCGACCTTGGGAAGAGTAAAGCAATTGGCTGAAACGTATCAACTGTCGCGACAGACACTGTATGACATGACCACCACAGGCAGAGATGCCTTGATTCGCGCCATGATCCCTGGACAGCATGGCCCGCAACCCCAGCAGAGATGTAGTAGTGACGAAGAATCGTCTGCAACGGAGTGTGCTGACTTTGAGTGAACAAGGAGTCAGCCAACGTGGCGTGAAAACCTGTTTGTCCGAAATGTTGGATACAAGCGTCTCGTTGGGCTGGATCAATAGCGAGTTGGCTGACCTGGAAGATGTCGCTCAACAGGTGAACCAGCGGCTTGAACCAGCGAGCAACGAGACGTTGGCTGGTGATGAGATATTCGCCAATGGGTTGCCCAATCTGTTGGTGGTGGGGAATGATTCGCTCTACATCTATGCCTTGACCCGTCAGGACGAACGAGATGGCGACACTTGGGGCTGTGTCTTGCTGGACGTACCCGAAACCAGGCAGTTTGCTTCCGATGCCGGTACCGGTTTGGCAGCTGGTGTGAAAGCGGCCGCATTGAGTCACCATCAATTGGATTGGGACCACTTGCTGCGTCCCATGTGGGGTCAAGCAACCCGCTTGGAAGAGCAAGCCTACGCCGCCCTGATCAAAGTGGCAGAACGAGAAGCGATCTTTGACAAATCGCAAACAAGCAAGCGCCTGCAGCAGCATCTTGCTAAATGGGAGGCATTGGTGGCTGAGGCCGACAAGAAAATAAAGAAGCTGGATGCTTTTGCCCAAATTGCCCGTAAAGTGGATGCCTACTTCGCGCTCATCGATCTGGAAACAGGTCAATTGGTCGATGCTGAAAAGGGTATGGCTCACTTGCAAGTCTTGGGTGAACAAATGACCACCTTCTCGGGTCGCATTTACAAGAAACTGGCAACTAATCTGCGAAACTGGGCAGCCAGCTTGTTCACTTATCAAGCACTGCTCTCTCCAGAGTTGGCAGTTTTGACCAACCAATACGGCTCTGAAGCCATAGCTGCCCTGTGCCGCATCTGGCAATGCGAAGCCGATGAAAAACGGCGTCACCTTTCGCTGCCCGAAAAAGAAAATCGACAGCAGATTTGGCAGCAAGCGCTTGATACCGCCTATCTTTGCCTGGGCGACAGCCGGCTTGGCTCCGCTTGGGAGGCTGTCACGACGCTGCTGTCCCATCCTTGGCGCGGGAGCATGTTGGCCGAATGCGTCAATAGTTTGTTGAGACCGATTCTTGACCGGCGCAAGCACACCGACCAGGGCTGCCTGGATTTGTTTCGCTTCCTTCATAATGTACGCCCCTTTCTGCGGGGCAAACGAGCAGGTCATAGCCCGGCGCAACTAGCGGGTATCTCTTTACCTGATGACCCGCTTTCTTTATTGGGGCTGGCGCCTAAAGTGTCAAGCTAACTTCATGGGTTTTTGAACCATGCCGAATATTCATAATAAATTTATTGTGTTGGGATCAATTTTATTAATGACCTTAACAGCATGTGTTTCTTCAGAAAATTTGATAACTACCGAATACGATAAACTTATGTATCCGGCTTCAACCTTAATGTACACACATTCATTTACAACATCGAGTGCAACAGGCAAATGTGCTGGTCAAGCAAGTGATCGATGGTATGGTGCTGAAAGCGATCCTAATGTATTACTAGATGCTTTTAAAACGGAACTTTCTAGAAATGGATGGGCAATTTGGTCTGAGGATACTGTACAAATGTGGCGCAAAGAAAGTGATGATGGCCTTTTTACGTTTTCGATTCATGTTTTTAAAGAAGAAACGATTGATCCAAATCAAGCCTATTACAATTTACCTGACTCTGTTTTGCTACAATTGACTGATTACCAATCTGCATATGTCACTACTATAAGCCATATGTCTCCCTCTGATGCAAATCGTTGTTTAAGGCCATAGCACTTACCGAGCAGTAAAATTCTCCATGGAAACGGGAGTTTCCTTATGAGTTGTGAGCGGCACCAAACTGCTGGCCGCAGCCGGGGACGGAACCCACTTGCTGGCCTGGGAGGATAGACGAGGCGGGAATGTGGATGTGTATGCCCGGTTGGTCCGGCAGGAAGTAGTGGTCAACACGAGCATCGCATACACCTACGACCCGCTCTACCGGTTGGTAAACGCGGCCTACAGTGGCCACGTCAGCGCCAGCTACAGCTACACCTATGACGAAGCGGGCAACATGACCGCCTACACCGAGCAGGTCAACGGCCAAACCACCAGCGTCAGCCGCACCTTCAACCCGGTCAACCGGCTGGTTACATCCAACGACGGCGCTACGACGACCACCTACAGTTATGATGACAACGGCAACCTGTTGACCATTACCACTCCCATGGGACTTGGCGGCGTACAAGGGCAGGGGTATGCCTATAGTTACCCCCATTGTCAAGACCACAGAATGGTTGATTTAATGTAACTATACAGGTGTGAGTTGAGGCATGAGAACATTATCGTCAAACAGAGACCCTAATGCTTCCCACACATTGAGAC
Above is a genomic segment from Candidatus Leptovillus gracilis containing:
- a CDS encoding transposase family protein — protein: MLSYSNLQKEPKLLQAFTGLDEAEFLELLVAFDNAWQADERKRASRRLNRKRKAGGGRKLGLELMSDRLLFILMYMKLYPIQELQAFMFGLSQSQANRLIQRTADVLKEALQQMGHLPERDGQQLAQVLAQCETLTFTQDGTERRRQRPKKNQEVYYSGKRSVIRSKIIWLFILIIGVSGFSAKPSRAVNMTKR